From the Actinopolymorpha singaporensis genome, the window GTGGACCGTGCACGGCTCCGGGCCGAACCACACCGACCGGCCGCGAGTGGCGTACGCGCTGCAGTACCACCGCGAGGACGTGCGATGGCTGGACGCCCAAACCGGCGAGTGGCACCTCCTGCTCGACACCCCGCGTACGAACACCGAACCCGTGGCCAGGCTGGACGACCGACCGAACTGACCTTCTCTGGCAACGTTCCCAGAGAAGGCCTCCGGGAACGTTCCCACAACAAGATCACGCCGCCTTGCGCACCTGGGGGCCATCACCGTTGCAGCGACCTGCTGTTCATGTCGTTGCTCCATCGTTCGGTGACTGGTCTACAGGGTGCCCCGACTGGCAGGGGACCGTGCCGGCCCGGGGGTGACGACGCGCACCTTCGCCGTACGGCGGCCGGGATTGCGCAGGGCACGGACGCCGGTGCCGCGGAGCCAGAACCCGGCGCCGCGGCCGAGGATCGGCCCGGGCTCGCTGTCGCGCAACTCCAGTTGCACCCGTCCGCGGATGACGACGCCGAACGCGTCGCACCATTCCGCCGGGACCACCGCGACCCGCGCGCCACCGCGCAGCGCGAGCGTCCGCACCGGACTATTCGATGCTGTCGGCCGGCAGGCGCTCAGGCAGCCCGAGCCGCGGGAACTGGTCGGCGTGGAAGGTGATGATCTCGGTGATCGCTCCGTCGGTGATGCGCAGGACGTCGATCGTCAGCGGCAGGTATGCGTCCTCGCTCTTCCGCCAGAGGTAGAAGGCGACGGCGGGCTGCCGGTTCACGGTGGTGGGGGCGCCGCGCAGGCCCGCCGTACCCTCGAAGCCTTCCTCGACCCAGTTGCTCACCACCGTGTCGCGGCCGACGTAGAGGCCCGGCGTGGGGGGCATCGCGAAGCGGACGTCGTCCCGCAGCAGTGCGGCGAGCCGGTCGACGTCCGTGGCCACGCTGGCGTCGGTGTAGCGGCGTACCAGCTCGCGCGTCCTGGCGTCCTGCTCGCCGCCGGTCCAGTCCTGCCGCTCGGCGGGCAGGTGTTCCCGCAGACCGGCGCGGGCCCGCTGCAGCGCGCTGTTGACGGAGTTGACGGAGTCCCCGAGGAACTCGGCGACGTCCTTCGCCGGCCAGCCGAGCACGTCCCGCATGATCAACACGGCCCGCGGGCGGGGCGCGAGGTGCTGAACCGCGACCACGTACGCCAGCTCGACCGTCTCCCGCGCGACCGCGACGCTTTCCGGCTCGTCCGCGTCCCCTGCGGGCAGCTCGTCGAGCAGCCGGTCCGGGTAGGGCTGCAGCCACAGCACCTCACCGTCCGTCGCAGGCTCCGGGCGGTACTTCGCGAGCAGGTCCAGGCAGGCGTTGGTGGCGATCCGGTACAGCCAGGCCCGGAACGTGGACCGGCCCTCGAAGGTCTCCCGCCGCCTCCAGGCACGCAGGAACGTCTCCTGCACGGTGTCCTCGGCGTCCTCGAACGATCCCAGCATCCGGTAGCAGTGCACGTGCAGCTCCCGCCGGTGCCGCTCCGTCAGCCCCGAGAAGGCCGGCTCGTCGACCTCGCCCAGACCGCTCACCACCGGGTCGCTCCCGCCCTGACCGTTCATGCCCAGCTCCTCCAGCCGCGTGCCCGCACTCATCCCGTGATCCTTCCGTGTCGCGCCGGGTGCCGTCGTAGGTGAGACGGGCGCGGGCGCGAGAACTCATCACCGGGGTCAGCCGGCAGGCTGATCCGGTGAGCGCGGGAGGCGGCCGGCTCTAGGTGTTCGGCGTACGGCCGGCACGGGGAACTCGGCCGGCAGCGGTGTTCATCGAAGCCAGCTTGTCGATCAGCGCACCGGTCCGCATCGCCGCCGCCTGCTGCAGCGCCATGATGCGTGCGGGATCCCAGGACCCGGCCGCCTGGGCACGAGTCTTCTCGCGCACAGTCGCGGCCAATGCGTCCCATGCCCCGTTGACGGCTGCAACCACGGCGGCGGCCAGATCCTCGGCCGGAAGCCGAACGGCTTTCGGAGTGAGATCGACGCTCGCGACCCGTCCGTCCGAGGTCACCGTGGCGCGGACGAGGCCCTCGCCGTCGGTGCCTTCGGCGGACACCACCTCGGCGTCGGGTCCGGCCTGCTCCCCGGAACGCAGGTGCGAGGCCACGGCTTCGCGGGCGATGTCCAGCACTCCGGTGAAATCCCGCGCGGTGAGGTGGGGTTGATCTGTCATCGAAAGACCTCCGGACGGTTCAGCCGAGCAGGGCCTCGATGACCTTGCTGAGAGCGAAGTTGATGGCGAGGCCACACAGCTTCTTGGCCACCGGAATCCACAGCAGGGAAGCGCCGAAGGTGGCCACGGCCGCGGCGATCGCCTCGGCTATCTGGATGACGAGCAAGGTCAGCTGGACGATCACCGTGATCTTGAGCGCCAGGACGAGACCGGCCGCCACGAACAACGCCGGACCGACCAGCGTCGCTCCCTGACTCCCGTCCTTCAGCACCATCGGCCCGCGGTCGGGATGGGAGAACTGCTGGGAGAACGCGTCGACGTCGTGCCCCTTGTTCTGGCTGGTCACCGTCTGGAACGGGGAAGCCGTACGACCGTGGGTGGCGGAGGCCTGGGAGCCGAAGCCCACCCAGGCCGTACCGAGCTCGAACATCCTGACCTCATCGGACTTGGGCCACATGTAGCCCAGCTCGTTGAGGAAGTCGGCTCCCCAGCCCGGCAGCATCAGTGGCGAGCCGGCCATCAGACCTCCACCCCGTCGAGGGTTCCGTCCAGGTCGGACAGCGCCTCGGCGTTGCCCTGCTCGGTCCGCTCGTCGTTGTCGCCGGCGTACTTGAGCCGCTCGCCGAACTCGATGATGTCGTCGTGCGAGCCGGTGAACGACTCGTCGGCAAGCGCGAACACGGCGCCGTAGGCCATGCCGATCAACCCGCCGACCATGTCGTCGCCGAAGATGTCGCCCATGCCCTCCGACCTGCGTTTGAGGGCCGCCCAGGCCGCGTGACCGTCGTCGCCGATCCGCATCAGGTCCTTGCCGCCGTTGCGCAGCGCCTCCGGGTCGTTTCGGCGTTCGTCCGACATG encodes:
- a CDS encoding RNA polymerase subunit sigma-70; translation: MSAGTRLEELGMNGQGGSDPVVSGLGEVDEPAFSGLTERHRRELHVHCYRMLGSFEDAEDTVQETFLRAWRRRETFEGRSTFRAWLYRIATNACLDLLAKYRPEPATDGEVLWLQPYPDRLLDELPAGDADEPESVAVARETVELAYVVAVQHLAPRPRAVLIMRDVLGWPAKDVAEFLGDSVNSVNSALQRARAGLREHLPAERQDWTGGEQDARTRELVRRYTDASVATDVDRLAALLRDDVRFAMPPTPGLYVGRDTVVSNWVEEGFEGTAGLRGAPTTVNRQPAVAFYLWRKSEDAYLPLTIDVLRITDGAITEIITFHADQFPRLGLPERLPADSIE
- a CDS encoding YbaB/EbfC family nucleoid-associated protein, translating into MTDQPHLTARDFTGVLDIAREAVASHLRSGEQAGPDAEVVSAEGTDGEGLVRATVTSDGRVASVDLTPKAVRLPAEDLAAAVVAAVNGAWDALAATVREKTRAQAAGSWDPARIMALQQAAAMRTGALIDKLASMNTAAGRVPRAGRTPNT